The following nucleotide sequence is from Pseudomonadota bacterium.
CTGCGCCTGGGTCTTGGCGTTGAACGTCTTGCAGAACTCCATGATGTTCACGCCGTGCTGGCCGAGCGCGGGCCCGATGGGCGGCGACGGGTTCGCCTTTCCCGCGGGCACCTGCAGCTTGATCTGGCCGATGATCTTTTTCATCTCGATTCTCCTGCGAGGCCGTCCTCGCCTAACTCGTCTTCTCCACCTGCGTGTAGTCGAGCTCGACCGGCGTCGCGCGGCCGAAGATGCTCACGAGCACGACGACCTTCTGCTTCTCCGGCTTGACGACCTCGACCGTGCCGTTGAAGCCGCTGAACGCGCCGTCCACGACGCGGATCCCGTCGCCCTCCTCGAACCGGATGATCGGCGTCGGCGCCGCGGCGCCGGCCTCCATCCGCGACATGATCCTGGCGATCTCCTCCTCGGGCACCGGCGCCGGCCGCTGGTTCCCGACGAAGTTGGTCACCTTGGGCGTGTTCTTGACGAGGTGCCACGTCTCCTCGTTGAGCACCATCTGCAGGAAGATGTACCCTGGGAAGAACTTCCGCTCGCCGATCCGCTTCTTGCCGCGCACGACCTCCTGCACGGTCTCGGTCGGGACGAGGATCTCGCCGAACAGCTCTGGGAAGCCCGAGCCCTTGATCCGCTCCTCGAGCGAGAGCCGGACCTTGTTCTCGAAGCCCGAGTACGTGGTGACCACGTAGTATTTCATTTTCCTGTCCGGCTCGGCCATGATCGTACCTTTTCCTTGAACCCGTCCCTCGGCCCGCGCTCAGATGTTGAGCAGCTGCTCGGTCGCCCAGGCCCAGAACATGTCGAACACGCCGAGAATGATGGACGCGATGATCGACACCACGATGACGACGACCGTCGACGCGGACAGCTCCTTGCGCGTCGGCCAGGTCACCTTCGAGAGCTCCGTGACGACCTCCACTGCGAGCCGGTTGAGCTTCGGGTGCCGCCACATGTAGATCGCCGTGCCGAAGCCGGCGATCCCGCCGATCGCGATGGTCATCCACCCCCGCGGCGCGGGCATCCACGCGAACCCGAGGTTCAG
It contains:
- the nusG gene encoding transcription termination/antitermination protein NusG, encoding MKYYVVTTYSGFENKVRLSLEERIKGSGFPELFGEILVPTETVQEVVRGKKRIGERKFFPGYIFLQMVLNEETWHLVKNTPKVTNFVGNQRPAPVPEEEIARIMSRMEAGAAAPTPIIRFEEGDGIRVVDGAFSGFNGTVEVVKPEKQKVVVLVSIFGRATPVELDYTQVEKTS
- the secE gene encoding preprotein translocase subunit SecE, whose amino-acid sequence is MSEKEDDGKGREEEDAREAETAAPAAAPVGQAAAAFGLMRYVHAIFFGGAIALAWLLIQIVDTAWTRLNLGFAWMPAPRGWMTIAIGGIAGFGTAIYMWRHPKLNRLAVEVVTELSKVTWPTRKELSASTVVVIVVSIIASIILGVFDMFWAWATEQLLNI